One Peromyscus leucopus breed LL Stock chromosome 6, UCI_PerLeu_2.1, whole genome shotgun sequence genomic region harbors:
- the Smim43 gene encoding small integral membrane protein 43 → MEWELNLLLYLALFFFLLFLLFLLLFVVIKQLKNSVANTAGTLQPGRLSLHREPWGFNNEQAV, encoded by the coding sequence ATGGAGTGGGAGCTGAATCTGCTGCTCTACCTGGCgctcttcttcttcctgcttttcctgctgtttctcctgctcttcgTGGTCATCAAGCAGCTGAAGAACTCGGTGGCCAACACGGCCGGGACGCTGCAGCCCGGGCGCCTGTCACTGCACCGGGAGCCGTGGGGTTTCAATAACGAGCAAGCGGTGTGA